In Alphaproteobacteria bacterium, one genomic interval encodes:
- a CDS encoding EthD domain-containing protein, translated as MIKLSFCLRRLPHLSHAEFLAYWLDNHGPLVRKHAEVLRIRRYVQVHGMENEVSEAMRRSRGGAEPFDGIAELWFDSTEELGANADDPASRRARKELVVDEQKFIDLPQSPLWIGTEHVLVE; from the coding sequence ATGATCAAACTCAGTTTTTGCCTGCGCCGTCTGCCCCACCTCAGCCACGCCGAATTCCTGGCCTACTGGCTCGACAACCATGGCCCGCTGGTGCGCAAACATGCCGAGGTCCTGCGCATCCGCCGTTACGTCCAGGTCCATGGCATGGAAAACGAGGTCTCCGAGGCTATGCGGCGCTCACGCGGCGGCGCCGAGCCCTTCGACGGCATTGCCGAGCTCTGGTTCGATAGCACGGAAGAGCTCGGCGCCAATGCCGACGATCCGGCCTCGCGCCGGGCTCGCAAGGAACTGGTGGTGGATGAGCAAAAATTCATCGACCTGCCCCAATCGCCACTCTGGATCGGCACCGAGCACGTGCTGGTCGAATAG
- a CDS encoding class I adenylate-forming enzyme family protein, which produces MTEVEIRGRPVRIWKNCPPTLPAVLDVMRGHGELPFLVYQDERLSYAQHDRRVAALATALIEDFSVEKGDRVALALRNYPDWVVAFWAAAQVGAVVVPLNAWWTAAELEYGLKDSGSVLLIADGERAERLAGRIEGLDLRGLISARGAAQGWTDFDDLLARHQGAPLPQMPIAPEDDATIFYTSGTTGSPKGAVGSQRNIATNIFSLMFCRARAVLRDGGELPDPDLPQPKKATLLAVPFFHVTGCHSAMLSSAYAGNKLVLMHKWDAGQALALIERESVTGFGGVPAIAWQVLEHPERENHDLSSVEYVAYGGAPAAPELVNRIGEVFPAALSANGYGMTETSSLAAQNMGGDYLAKPDSIGPLIPVCDGRVVGEGGADAGDGIGELWIQGPNIVRGYWNKPDESAESFSDGWMRTGDLVRRDTDGFLYVLDRVKDMLIRGGENVYCVEVEDALYSHPQVMDAAVVGLPHKILGEEVGALVQVTPRARVTADELKDQVAERLAAFKVPVRIELQNEPLPRNANGKILKSEIRDRMIEPS; this is translated from the coding sequence ATGACCGAAGTGGAGATCCGCGGCCGGCCGGTGCGCATTTGGAAAAACTGCCCGCCGACCCTGCCGGCGGTGCTCGACGTCATGCGCGGCCACGGCGAGCTGCCGTTTCTGGTCTACCAGGACGAACGCCTGAGCTACGCCCAACACGACCGCCGGGTAGCCGCCCTGGCGACAGCACTGATCGAGGATTTCAGCGTAGAGAAGGGCGACCGTGTCGCCCTTGCCCTGCGCAACTATCCGGACTGGGTGGTGGCCTTCTGGGCGGCGGCCCAGGTCGGCGCCGTGGTGGTGCCGCTGAACGCCTGGTGGACGGCGGCCGAACTCGAGTACGGCCTTAAGGATTCGGGCTCGGTGCTACTGATCGCCGACGGCGAACGGGCCGAGCGCTTGGCGGGGCGTATCGAGGGGCTCGATTTGCGCGGCCTGATCTCGGCCCGCGGCGCGGCCCAGGGCTGGACGGACTTCGACGACCTGCTGGCCCGTCACCAGGGCGCCCCGCTGCCTCAGATGCCGATCGCACCCGAGGACGACGCCACGATTTTCTATACCTCCGGCACCACGGGCTCTCCCAAGGGCGCCGTGGGATCGCAGCGCAACATCGCCACCAACATCTTCAGCCTGATGTTCTGCCGCGCCCGGGCCGTCTTGCGCGACGGCGGCGAGCTGCCCGATCCCGACCTGCCGCAGCCCAAGAAAGCGACGCTGCTGGCGGTGCCTTTCTTCCACGTCACCGGCTGCCACTCGGCCATGCTCTCGAGCGCCTATGCCGGCAACAAGCTGGTGCTGATGCACAAGTGGGATGCCGGCCAGGCGCTGGCGCTGATCGAGCGCGAGAGCGTTACCGGTTTCGGCGGCGTGCCGGCCATCGCCTGGCAGGTGCTGGAGCACCCCGAGCGCGAGAACCACGACCTTTCCAGCGTCGAATACGTGGCCTACGGCGGTGCCCCGGCGGCACCGGAGCTGGTCAACCGCATCGGCGAGGTCTTCCCGGCGGCGCTTTCGGCCAACGGCTACGGCATGACGGAGACCTCTTCGCTGGCGGCTCAGAACATGGGCGGCGACTATCTGGCCAAACCCGACAGCATCGGCCCGCTGATCCCGGTTTGCGACGGCCGCGTGGTTGGCGAAGGGGGCGCCGACGCGGGTGACGGCATCGGCGAGCTTTGGATCCAGGGCCCCAACATCGTGCGCGGCTACTGGAACAAGCCGGACGAGAGCGCCGAGAGCTTCTCAGACGGCTGGATGCGCACCGGCGATCTGGTGCGCCGCGACACGGACGGTTTCCTCTATGTCCTCGACCGGGTCAAGGACATGCTGATCCGGGGCGGCGAGAACGTCTATTGCGTCGAGGTCGAGGACGCGCTCTACAGCCACCCCCAGGTGATGGACGCCGCCGTCGTCGGCCTGCCGCACAAGATCCTGGGCGAGGAAGTGGGCGCCCTGGTGCAGGTCACGCCCCGAGCCAGGGTCACGGCCGACGAACTCAAGGATCAGGTGGCCGAACGCCTGGCCGCCTTCAAGGTGCCGGTGCGCATCGAGCTGCAAAACGAACCCTTGCCGCGCAACGCCAACGGCAAGATCCTCAAATCCGAGATCCGCGACCGCATGATCGAGCCCTCATAA
- a CDS encoding SDR family oxidoreductase: MSEIESLFSLAGRVALVTGASRGLGWVFAEALAAAGAHVVLNSRHAADLEAREAELLGRGLAASRATFDVADEAATAAALETLLAEHGRLDVLVNNAGVIRRAELADYDSATWQHVIEVNLSACFRLAREAARPMTAAGHGRIINIASVMGLIGRPSIPAYVASKHGLIGLTRSLAAELGPRGVTVNAICPGYFATEMAQPLMADEEFNEMVCSRTPLGRWGDPGELAGAVIFLASGAGSYVNGAAITVDGGMTAVL, encoded by the coding sequence ATGTCGGAAATCGAATCTCTTTTCTCGCTGGCCGGCCGGGTGGCGCTGGTCACCGGCGCCTCGCGCGGTCTGGGCTGGGTCTTTGCCGAGGCCCTGGCCGCCGCCGGCGCCCATGTGGTGCTGAACTCCCGCCACGCCGCCGACCTGGAAGCGCGCGAGGCCGAGCTATTGGGCCGCGGCCTGGCCGCATCCCGGGCCACCTTCGACGTGGCCGACGAGGCCGCCACGGCGGCCGCCCTCGAGACCCTGCTGGCCGAGCACGGCCGGCTCGATGTGCTGGTCAACAACGCCGGCGTCATCAGGCGGGCCGAGCTCGCCGATTACGACAGCGCCACCTGGCAGCACGTTATCGAGGTCAACCTTTCGGCCTGCTTTCGCCTGGCCCGCGAGGCAGCCCGACCGATGACGGCGGCCGGCCACGGCCGCATCATCAATATCGCCTCGGTGATGGGCCTGATCGGCCGGCCCAGCATTCCCGCCTACGTCGCCAGCAAGCACGGCCTGATCGGCCTGACGCGTTCGTTGGCGGCCGAGCTCGGCCCCCGCGGCGTCACCGTCAACGCCATCTGCCCGGGCTATTTCGCCACCGAGATGGCCCAGCCGCTGATGGCGGACGAAGAGTTCAACGAAATGGTCTGCAGCCGCACGCCGCTCGGCCGCTGGGGCGATCCCGGCGAGCTGGCCGGCGCCGTGATCTTTTTGGCTTCCGGGGCCGGATCCTACGTCAACGGCGCCGCCATCACCGTCGATGGCGGCATGACGGCGGTATTATGA
- a CDS encoding SDR family NAD(P)-dependent oxidoreductase, with protein sequence MARLSKLSRSIAGKVAIITGAASGMGRATAHLFADEGVKVAVADINGEGVETVVGEIAAAGATARGWQLDVADPQRIVDVVAEVAEHFGGLDILVNNAGISAEVAIDAEDYESHWARHLDILLTAQMRLIRAALPHLKASGGGRIVNIASTEGLGATPRISPYSTAKHAVIGLTRSLATELAPEGITVNCICPGAIRTAMTANIPDEHKQVFARRRVPLARYAEPEEVAHATLSLVLPASSYINGVALPVDAGLTIKNA encoded by the coding sequence ATGGCCAGACTGAGCAAACTCAGCCGATCGATCGCCGGAAAAGTGGCCATCATCACCGGCGCCGCCAGCGGCATGGGCCGGGCCACGGCGCACCTTTTTGCCGACGAAGGGGTCAAGGTGGCCGTCGCCGACATCAACGGCGAGGGCGTCGAGACGGTGGTCGGCGAGATCGCGGCGGCCGGTGCCACGGCCCGGGGCTGGCAGCTCGACGTCGCCGATCCCCAGCGCATAGTCGACGTGGTGGCCGAGGTGGCCGAACACTTCGGCGGTCTCGATATCCTCGTCAACAACGCCGGCATCTCCGCCGAAGTGGCCATCGATGCCGAGGACTACGAGAGCCACTGGGCCCGCCACCTCGACATTCTGCTCACCGCCCAGATGCGCCTGATCCGCGCCGCGCTGCCCCACCTCAAGGCCTCGGGCGGTGGCCGCATCGTCAACATCGCCTCGACCGAGGGCCTGGGCGCGACGCCGCGCATCAGCCCCTATTCCACGGCCAAGCACGCCGTCATCGGCCTGACCCGGTCGCTGGCCACCGAATTGGCGCCCGAGGGCATCACCGTCAACTGCATCTGCCCCGGCGCCATCCGCACCGCCATGACGGCCAACATCCCCGACGAGCACAAGCAGGTCTTCGCCCGCCGCCGGGTGCCGCTGGCGCGCTATGCCGAACCCGAGGAGGTGGCCCACGCCACGCTCAGCCTGGTGCTGCCGGCGTCGAGCTACATCAACGGCGTGGCGCTGCCGGTCGATGCCGGCCTGACCATCAAGAACGCCTGA
- a CDS encoding amidase, translating into MDLTDLCWLSAVEQKALLDRRDVGVLEMVDAHIERIDRHNPILNAFVTLRLEEAREEAKSADAVIANGAAAGVLHGLPIGVKDCFQTKGLRTTFGCVAFKKHVPDFDHLVVEREKAAGAIILGKLNTPEFTMAINTCSNPVFGPTRNPWNLDLCPGVSSGASGAALAAGLCSLADGSDIGGSVRNPAAWCNIVGLRPTTWIIPDIPNPSLWNNMNTPGPMARTVADAALFLSVLSGPDPRCPVPMPAPFPPGLPDLERDLKGLRIGWSRDHGSLNFDPDIGRNFDDQRIVFESLGCVVSPRHLDVEDLVDAYMMLAYERVTGDVKPVYDRDRGRLAPSLRDRYEWFSSLRGEDLGRAEGRRMRLWHDVAAAFDDHDVLVWPDDTHDPYRHDDEEAAQAKDWRLHYIAPMLNLPAVTVPCGFSSNGIPLGLQVTGRPGADLLILQVAHAYEQATGYGARRPLLD; encoded by the coding sequence ATGGATTTGACCGATCTTTGTTGGCTTTCAGCCGTCGAGCAAAAGGCCCTGCTCGATCGGCGGGACGTAGGCGTCCTGGAAATGGTGGACGCTCACATCGAGCGCATCGATCGTCACAATCCGATTCTCAACGCCTTCGTGACCCTGCGTTTGGAGGAGGCGCGAGAAGAGGCGAAATCGGCCGACGCCGTGATCGCGAATGGCGCCGCCGCCGGCGTCCTGCACGGGCTCCCTATCGGCGTCAAGGACTGCTTCCAGACCAAGGGGCTTCGCACCACCTTCGGCTGCGTGGCCTTCAAGAAACATGTTCCGGACTTCGATCATCTCGTGGTCGAACGCGAAAAAGCGGCCGGCGCGATCATTCTCGGCAAGCTCAACACACCCGAGTTCACGATGGCGATCAATACCTGCAGCAATCCTGTGTTCGGTCCCACTCGCAATCCCTGGAACCTCGATCTTTGTCCTGGCGTGAGCAGCGGCGCCAGCGGCGCAGCGCTTGCCGCGGGTCTGTGTTCGCTGGCCGACGGCTCGGATATCGGCGGCTCCGTACGCAACCCCGCCGCTTGGTGCAACATTGTGGGGCTCCGCCCCACCACCTGGATCATCCCCGACATCCCCAATCCCTCACTGTGGAACAACATGAACACGCCGGGTCCGATGGCACGTACGGTGGCGGATGCGGCGCTTTTTCTTTCGGTGCTCTCAGGTCCCGACCCTCGCTGCCCGGTGCCGATGCCGGCGCCATTCCCGCCGGGTCTGCCCGACCTCGAGCGAGACCTGAAGGGGCTTCGGATCGGCTGGAGCCGCGATCACGGCTCCCTCAATTTCGACCCCGATATCGGCCGTAACTTCGATGACCAGAGGATCGTCTTCGAGTCCCTGGGTTGTGTGGTCTCACCACGTCACCTGGATGTCGAGGATTTGGTGGATGCATACATGATGCTTGCCTATGAGCGTGTCACGGGCGACGTGAAGCCGGTTTACGACCGTGACCGTGGCAGACTGGCCCCATCGTTGCGCGATCGATACGAGTGGTTCTCCAGCCTCAGGGGCGAAGACCTGGGCCGGGCCGAGGGACGCCGCATGCGGCTTTGGCACGATGTCGCCGCTGCTTTCGACGATCACGATGTTCTGGTCTGGCCCGACGACACCCATGATCCCTACCGTCATGACGACGAAGAAGCGGCCCAAGCCAAGGACTGGCGCCTGCACTATATTGCGCCGATGCTGAACCTGCCTGCGGTGACGGTGCCGTGCGGTTTCTCTTCCAACGGCATTCCGCTCGGGTTGCAGGTCACAGGACGTCCCGGGGCCGACTTACTGATCTTACAAGTCGCTCATGCCTATGAGCAGGCAACCGGCTATGGCGCCCGCCGCCCTTTGCTCGATTGA
- a CDS encoding FAD-dependent oxidoreductase — protein sequence MPLTTLCRGNQIVALVPTPTSLSISNPPSCSSANDFTKGSPSTVDESGDPALFTEGIAEICRRMGVEFRFGTKIRRLAVERKRISQVETNDGPLDADLYVLALGKDSASLVRPLGIGLPIYPVKGYSRTLSLRGWNTAPTMPLVDYDRRVGLVRFGDRFRIVGKAEFVGDDDRHDPRRAGALVDSVTDVFPELAAREVIEDWAGLRPMTPDGMPIIGPSPYENLFVNTGHGHLGLTLSCGSAAVIGSLVAGQAPEVDIAAYSVNRFRL from the coding sequence TTGCCGCTGACAACCCTCTGCCGTGGAAACCAGATCGTCGCCCTGGTGCCAACGCCGACCTCGCTCTCGATCTCCAACCCGCCGTCGTGTAGTTCCGCCAATGACTTCACCAAGGGCAGTCCCAGCACCGTCGACGAGAGTGGAGATCCGGCGTTGTTCACCGAGGGGATCGCCGAAATCTGCCGCCGCATGGGGGTGGAATTCCGTTTCGGGACGAAGATCCGCCGGCTTGCGGTCGAGCGGAAGCGAATCTCACAAGTCGAAACCAACGACGGACCCCTGGACGCCGACCTATACGTGCTTGCACTCGGCAAGGACAGCGCTAGCCTCGTTCGACCCCTCGGTATTGGGCTTCCTATCTATCCCGTGAAGGGATATTCGCGGACGCTGTCGCTTCGGGGGTGGAACACGGCCCCGACCATGCCGCTCGTCGACTACGACCGCCGGGTCGGGCTCGTGCGATTCGGCGATCGCTTTCGTATCGTCGGCAAGGCCGAGTTCGTCGGTGACGACGACCGACACGACCCGCGCCGCGCCGGCGCTCTCGTAGACTCGGTGACCGACGTCTTTCCCGAACTTGCCGCCCGCGAGGTGATCGAGGATTGGGCGGGGCTCCGTCCAATGACGCCGGACGGCATGCCAATCATCGGCCCCTCGCCCTATGAGAACCTGTTCGTCAACACCGGACACGGGCACCTAGGGCTGACCCTGTCGTGCGGCTCGGCCGCGGTGATCGGATCACTGGTTGCTGGCCAGGCGCCAGAGGTTGATATTGCCGCTTATTCGGTCAATCGCTTCCGTTTATAA
- a CDS encoding ABC transporter ATP-binding protein, producing the protein MVEGALVLEDLSLNFGGLSVLNELRLETRPGEILALIGPNGAGKTSVLNCISGIYRPGGGRIVFEGSDITGLKPHIVARRGIARTFQHAELFPHLSVLDNLLIGRHTRFKSNLLSEGLFFGPVRRQEVEHRRRVEEILDFVELQRYRKQPVAALPFGIQKVAGFARALAMEPKLLLLDEPSAGLNREEKEDLARFILRIKHEIGITMLWVEHDMQMVADLADRIYVVDYGRFVTEGPPEEVLADPRVVEVYLGGHGKKS; encoded by the coding sequence ATGGTTGAGGGAGCACTGGTGCTGGAGGATCTCTCGCTCAACTTCGGTGGCCTGAGCGTGCTCAACGAATTGCGCCTGGAGACCCGGCCCGGCGAGATCCTGGCCCTGATCGGTCCCAACGGCGCCGGCAAGACCAGCGTGCTCAACTGCATCAGCGGCATCTACCGCCCGGGCGGCGGCCGGATCGTTTTCGAGGGCTCGGACATCACCGGTCTCAAGCCCCACATCGTGGCGCGGCGCGGCATCGCCCGCACCTTCCAGCATGCCGAGCTCTTTCCCCACCTCAGCGTGCTCGATAATTTGCTGATTGGCCGCCACACCCGGTTCAAGAGCAACCTGCTGAGCGAGGGCCTTTTCTTCGGTCCGGTGCGCCGGCAAGAAGTCGAGCATCGCCGGCGCGTCGAGGAGATCCTCGATTTCGTCGAGCTGCAGCGCTACCGCAAGCAGCCCGTGGCGGCGCTGCCCTTCGGCATCCAGAAGGTCGCGGGCTTCGCCCGAGCGTTGGCCATGGAGCCCAAACTGCTGTTGCTCGACGAGCCCTCGGCTGGCCTCAACCGCGAGGAAAAAGAGGACCTGGCGCGCTTCATCCTGCGCATCAAGCACGAGATCGGCATCACCATGCTGTGGGTCGAGCACGACATGCAGATGGTGGCCGATCTCGCCGACCGCATCTACGTCGTCGATTATGGCCGCTTCGTCACCGAGGGCCCGCCCGAGGAAGTGCTGGCCGACCCCCGCGTCGTCGAGGTCTACCTCGGTGGCCACGGCAAGAAAAGTTAG
- a CDS encoding ABC transporter ATP-binding protein, whose product MSKLLTLDTVEVVYHQVVTAVQGVSLEVREGQIVALLGTNGAGKTTTLRAISGFIGLDDAKVSDGTIHYRGRPIANQPPHLITGLGIVLVPERDKVFESLTVAENLEVATPRQGGVRRTEVVYDYFPRLAEARNRLAGYLSGGERQMLTIGAALACEPELLLVDELSLGLAPLIVDELIERLVAIRRDLGLTIVLVEQNAAVALEVADYGYVIESGRIVLDGDPQRLLGHKDIQEFYLGRAEGEDRRSYRDVKQYRRSRRWYG is encoded by the coding sequence GTGAGCAAGCTCCTCACACTCGACACCGTCGAGGTCGTCTACCACCAGGTGGTGACGGCGGTGCAGGGCGTCTCGCTGGAGGTGCGCGAGGGTCAGATCGTGGCGCTACTGGGTACCAACGGCGCCGGCAAGACGACCACGCTCAGGGCCATCTCCGGCTTTATCGGCCTCGATGACGCCAAAGTCAGCGACGGCACCATCCACTATCGCGGCCGCCCGATCGCCAACCAGCCGCCGCATCTGATCACCGGGCTGGGCATCGTCTTGGTGCCCGAGCGCGACAAGGTCTTCGAGAGCCTGACGGTGGCCGAGAACCTCGAGGTGGCGACGCCGCGCCAAGGCGGCGTGCGGCGGACCGAGGTGGTCTACGACTACTTCCCCCGCCTGGCCGAGGCCCGCAACCGGCTGGCCGGCTACCTTTCGGGCGGCGAGCGCCAGATGCTGACCATCGGCGCCGCGCTGGCCTGCGAGCCCGAGCTGCTGCTGGTCGACGAGTTGTCGCTGGGCCTGGCGCCGCTCATCGTCGACGAACTCATCGAGCGCCTGGTGGCCATCCGCCGCGACCTCGGCCTGACCATCGTGTTGGTCGAACAGAACGCCGCCGTGGCGCTGGAGGTGGCCGATTACGGCTATGTCATCGAAAGCGGGCGCATCGTGCTCGACGGCGATCCCCAGCGCCTGCTCGGTCACAAGGACATACAGGAATTCTACCTCGGCCGGGCCGAGGGCGAGGACCGGCGCAGCTATCGTGACGTCAAACAATACCGTCGCTCCCGGAGGTGGTATGGTTGA
- a CDS encoding branched-chain amino acid ABC transporter permease, with protein sequence MSRASGYFKTDYGADLVLVETRFQWFWVLLLAAALLGFPFLTGPFGLDLANQVFLAIVGSVGLMLLSGHAGQISLGSAGLLAAGAFVTGILVKEIGASIWLTLPASALMGGLLGVIFGLPSLRLKGLYLAMSTLALHFIVVFLGGEYETIRGFSTGILIDPPVIMGWELSDPRAWYFVLLLIDVAVVLFSLNLVRSRTGRAWAAIRGREVAAEALGISVHWYKLSAFVVSSVLTAIAGCLFAYYHSFVSVEAFSLFLTIQYVAMIIIGGLGSILGAILGAGFVVLFPYVIEWGMEVLPVPARFADHIFAVNFASFGLIMILFLVFEPLGLVGIWHRLRDYFLEWPFRHKPLGS encoded by the coding sequence TTCTGGGTGCTGCTGCTGGCGGCGGCACTGCTCGGCTTTCCTTTCCTCACCGGCCCCTTCGGGCTCGATCTGGCGAACCAGGTGTTTCTCGCCATCGTCGGCTCGGTGGGCTTGATGCTGCTCTCGGGGCATGCCGGCCAGATCTCGCTGGGCTCGGCCGGTTTGCTGGCCGCCGGCGCCTTTGTCACCGGTATCCTGGTCAAGGAAATCGGCGCATCGATTTGGCTGACGCTGCCCGCTTCGGCCCTCATGGGCGGCCTGCTGGGCGTCATCTTCGGCCTGCCCAGCCTGCGCCTCAAGGGGCTTTATCTTGCCATGAGCACACTGGCGCTGCACTTCATCGTCGTCTTCCTGGGCGGCGAATACGAAACCATCCGCGGCTTTTCCACCGGTATTTTGATCGATCCGCCGGTCATCATGGGCTGGGAGTTGTCGGACCCGCGGGCCTGGTATTTCGTGCTGCTGCTGATCGACGTTGCCGTGGTGCTGTTCAGCCTTAACCTGGTACGTTCGCGTACCGGCCGGGCCTGGGCCGCCATCCGCGGCCGCGAAGTGGCGGCCGAGGCGCTGGGTATTTCGGTGCATTGGTACAAGCTTTCGGCCTTCGTCGTCTCCTCGGTGCTGACGGCCATTGCCGGCTGCCTCTTCGCCTACTACCACAGCTTCGTCTCGGTCGAGGCCTTCTCGCTCTTTCTTACCATCCAGTACGTCGCCATGATCATCATCGGCGGCCTGGGCTCGATCCTGGGGGCCATCCTGGGTGCCGGTTTCGTCGTCCTCTTCCCCTACGTCATCGAATGGGGCATGGAGGTGCTGCCGGTGCCGGCGCGTTTCGCCGACCACATCTTCGCCGTCAATTTTGCCTCCTTCGGGCTCATCATGATCCTTTTTTTGGTCTTCGAGCCCTTGGGCCTGGTCGGCATCTGGCATCGCCTCAGGGACTATTTCCTGGAATGGCCCTTCCGCCACAAGCCCTTGGGGAGCTGA